A single region of the Salvia miltiorrhiza cultivar Shanhuang (shh) chromosome 8, IMPLAD_Smil_shh, whole genome shotgun sequence genome encodes:
- the LOC130998591 gene encoding uncharacterized protein LOC130998591 — protein MPCLFFVITVSLISRVCLSLGLVPVYQNSRGGRRSNIWVFADISIASTVVLSTTQSSVGPFVTGNFLIIGDFNSILGAHERLGRRIPATTPCLEFREFIDDHSLVQPETTGSFFTWTDRRCFPFSIESVLDRDLLYQDFYDLWTSTSVLVLSKLESDHSPILLRCLDSEVMKKLKRLRPALKTWNKEVFGNYNTALTDLQQDLSALQQSIDAMGYSEVFFDQEVALQAEMGTLLMFFHSMVKWRRASHKIKHFNINGVLSDDPATMAAHVVDFYSSLFDEPPSDPVDRSWIPQYIPALVFESDAGMLIKQPSTTEIGDTVFFMDKDSAPGPDGFFGAFFQSAWEIVGEDTIAAVSRFFTHGYIPTGLNANLLCLLPKKSDAVAISNFRPIVLENFFFKILTKILASRLNLVAASIRGVNCLERSLCGRNLALKVDIKKAFDTLNWDFVDTGVRQGDPLSPILFGIAEEVLNRLLLDAAERDDVLIFYRADKRSCVMNDSILQIYAAVPGQACNKAKSTVYFGKGVPTQDGIHSGSHHCPLPEVAGDAAVYGQPNLLGLFSHQQYGGAHIGQGTSVLFWMDNWLGYKLIDKIGIPNSIFRYLQQPISDYYFEGSWHFTLDFLITFPDTAFDIISIPISGIGDRRAWTHSHFGKVASSLALDHLRPSFPSVDWGNWIWAPFILVRCNSPAPELTNKVVFDDVSISATALMVQIKAFILEAARFSLSEMANSVEELLVLHEIGVPGNPRRPTSYVYVFWSPPQHWRKINIDGSVHGSPLSIHVGGIIRDSTSVIGCFHFSAGRSWAFKAELFALIIALE, from the exons ATGCCATGTCTCTTCTTCGTCATTACTGTGTCACTTATAAGCCGTGTCTGCTTG TCTTTGGGTTTAGTTCCCGTTTATCAGAACAGTCGGGGTGGCAGAAGGTCTAACATTTGGGTTTTTGCGGATATTTCTATTGCTTCTACTGTCGTGTTATCTACTACTCAG TCTTCGGTTGGCCCGTTTGTGACGGGGAATTTTCTCATCATTGGTGACTTTAACTCTATTTTGGGTGCTCATGAGCGTCTTGGCAGGCGGATTCCAGCCACTACTCCTTGTCTGGAGTTCAGAGAGTTCATTGATGATCACAGCCTGGTTCAGCCCGAGACTACTGGCTCTTTTTTCACTTGGACTGATCGGAGGTGTTTTCCCTTTTCGATTGAATCTGTTTTGGACAGAGACCTTCTTTATCAGGACTTCTATGATCTTTGGACTTCTACCTCGGTTTTGGTGCTTTCCAAATTGGAATCGGATCACTCACCGATTCTTCTTCGTTGTTTGGACTCAGAG GTCATGAAGAAGCTGAAGCGTCTCCGCCCCGCTCTCAAGACCTGGAATAAGGAGGTGTTTGGCAACTACAACACCGCTCTGACTGATCTCCAGCAAGATCTTAGTGCGCTGCAGCAGAGTATCGATGCGATGGGCTACTCAGAAGTGTTTTTTGATCAGGAGGTCGCCCTTCAGGCTGAGATGGGAACGCTTTTAAT GTTTTTCCATTCTATGGTCAAGTGGCGTCGGGCTAGCCACAAGATCAAGCATTTCAACATTAATGGTGTGCTTTCTGATGACCCTGCCACGATGGCTGCTCACGTGGTTGATTTCTACAGTAGCTTATTTGATGAGCCTCCTTCGGACCCTGTGGACAGATCTTGGATTCCTCAGTATATCCCCGCCTTGGTGTTTGAGTCCGATGCGGGGATGCTCATTAAACAGCCGTCTACCACGGAGATCGGGGACACGGTTTTTTTTATGGATAAGGATAGCGCGCCTGGTCCCGATGGGTTTTTTGGGGCATTCTTTCAGAGTGCTTGGGAGATTGTTGGGGAGGACACTATTGCTGCTGTCTCTCGCTTTTTCACGCATGGTTACATCCCAACTGGCCTAAATGCCAATCTGTTATGTCTTCTGCCCAAAAAGTCGGATGCGGTGGCCATCTCGAACTTTCGTCCCATTGTTTTGGAAAACTTTTTCTTTAAGATTCTCACCAAGATCCTTGCTTCCCGTCTCAATTTGGTGGCTGCCTCTATT AGGGGGGTTAATTGCTTGGAGCGGTCTCTGTGTGGTCGAAATTTAGCTCTTAAGGTTGACATCAAGAAGGCCTTTGACACGCTGAACTGGGACTTTGTGGACACT GGTGTGAGACAAGGTGACCCCCTGTCGCCCATTTTATTTGGGATAGCTGAAGAGGTGCTGAACCGGCTTCTGTTGGACGCGGCTGAGAGAG ATGATGTCCTCATTTTCTATAGGGCAGATAAGCGTAGCTGTGTTATGAATGATTCGATCCTTCAGATCTACGCTGCTGTTCCTGGGCAGGCCTGCAACAAGGCTAAATCTACGGTCTATTTTGGCAAAGGTGTTCCGACTCAG GATGGCATTCATTCGGGATCGCATCATTGCCCACTTCCCGAAGTGGCAGGGGATGCAGCTGTCTATGGCCAGCCGAATTTGCTTGGTCTTTTCAGTCATCAACAGTACGGCGGTGCACA CATCGGTCAAGGGACCTCGGTTCTCTTCTGGATGGACAACTGGCTGGGGTACAAACTCATTGACAAGATTGGGATCCCCAACTCTATTTTTCGTTATCTTCAGCAGCCGATCTCTGACTATTACTTTGAGGGCTCTTGGCACTTCACTCTGGACTTCCTGATTACCTTCCCAGACACCGCCTTCGACATTATCTCGATCCCCATTTCTGGTATTGGGGACCGGCGTGCCTGGACTCACTCCCATTTTGGGAAGGTCGCTTCGTCTCTTGCTTTGGATCATCTGCGCCCTAGTTTTCCCTCGGTTGACTGGGGAAATTGGATATGGGCTCCTTTCATCCTGGTCCGCTGTAACAGCCCAGCTCCAGAGTTGACG AACAAAGTGGTGTTTGATGATGTTTCAATTTCTGCTACTGCCTTGATGGTGCAAATCAAGGCTTTTATTCTGGAAGCTGCTCGTTTCAGCCTTAGTGAGATGGCTAACTCGGTGGAAGAGTTACTGGTTCTTCATGAAATTGGGGTACCGGGCAATCCTCGTCGTCCTACCTCTTATGTTTATGTGTTCTGGTCTCCCCCACAGCATTGGAGGAAGATTAACATTGATGGCTCTGTTCATGGATCACCTCTCAGTATCCACGTTGGCGGTATTATCCGCGATTCCACTTCGGTTATTGGATGCTTCCATTTTTCTGCTGGCCGCAGTTGGGCTTTTAAGGCTGAGCTTTTTGCTCTCATAATTGCTCTGGAGTAG
- the LOC130996923 gene encoding aminopeptidase P2 gives MESALSFSTARMLARSPFQLHGRSRFGLLNIYPQFRRNINYYLPRFPFKSHAAHILQVSASITARPSSELRKKPNNSEPDHKLAAIRELFIRPDINIDAYIVPSQDAHQSEFIAECYTRRAYISGFTGSAGTAVVTKNKAALWTDGRYFLQAEQQLPSSWILMRAGNLGVPTVSEWLNGVLAPGSRVGIDPFLFSSDSADELKEAISQKNHELVYVYDVNLVDEIWKESRPQPPNRLVRVHDLKYAGVDVSSKLSSLRSELSSADSSAIVISMLDEIAWLLNLRGSDIPHSPVMYAYLIVEIDGAKLFINDAKINPDVMHYLKNAGIELRPYESILSEVESLAAKGASLWLDTSSVSIAIVNAFKSACDKYSGTSGNVDKNKRTAANGPVNKSRGPTAVYKSSPISFAKAIKNEAELEGMRNSHLRDAAALAQFWVWLEEEISNGVTLTEVDVAEKLLEFRSRQDGFLDTSFDTISGSGANGAIIHYKPEPNNCSIVDPEKLFLLDSGAQYIDGTTDITRTVHFGQPSSWEKECFTRVLQGHIALDQAIFPDNYPGFVLDSFARSSLWKIGLDYRHGTGHGVGAALNVHEGPQSISFRFGNMTPLLRGMVVSNEPGYYEDHAFGIRIENLLYVKEANTPNRFGGVDYLGFEKLTFVPIQTKLCDLSLLSTTEIDWLNDYHKQVWEKVSPLLEGSAYQWLKDNTRPVVKP, from the exons ATGGAGTCTGCCCTATCTTTCTCCACCGCTAGAATGCTTGCTCGCTCCCCCTTTCAACTTCACGGCCGGAGCCGCTTCGGCCTCCTCAACATATACCCCCAATTTCGCCGCAATATCAATTATTACCTCCCGAGATTCCCCTTCAAATCACACGCTGCTCACATCCTCCAGGTTTCCGCCTCCATAACTGCCAGGCCTTCCTCGGAGCTGCGGAAGAAGCCTAACAACTCTGAGCCCGACCACAAGCTCGCCGCTATACGCGAGCTTTTTATCAGACCTGATATCAACATTGATGCCTATATCGTTCCATCTCAGGATGCTCATCAG AGCGAATTTATTGCTGAGTGTTATACAAGGAGAGCATACATATCAGGTTTTACTGGTAGTGCTGGCACTGCTGTTGTCACAAAAAATAAAGCAGCTCTTTGGACAGATGGTCGCTACTTCCTCCAG GCCGAGCAGCAATTACCGTCCAGCTGGATTCTCATGAGGGCCGGCAATTTAGGAGTACCTACAGTAAGTGAGTGGCTTAATGGAGTCCTGGCTCCTGGCAGCAGAGTTGGGATTGACCCT TTCCTGTTTTCTTCCGATTCTGCAGATGAACTGAAAGAGGCCATATCTCAGAAGAATCATGAGTTGGTGTACGTGTATGATGTTAATCTTGTGGATGAGATATGGAAAGAATCCAGACCACAGCCTCCAAATAGACTTGTCAGAGTTCATGACCTGAAGTATGCTGGTGTAGATGTGTCATCCAAGCTGTCTTCATTGAGATCTGAACTAAGTAGTGCTGATTCATCTGCAATTGTTATCTCAATGCTGGATGAGATTGCGTGGCTGTTGAACTTG AGAGGTAGCGATATACCACATTCGCCAGTCATGTATGCCTATTTAATCGTGGAGATTGATGGAGCAAAATTGTTTATAAATGATGCCAAAATCAACCCTGATGTAATGCATTATTTGAAGAATGCTGGGATTGAGTTGAGACCATACGAGTCCATTCTTTCTGAAGTTGAAAG TTTGGCTGCAAAAGGGGCAAGCCTTTGGTTGGATACATCATCTGTTAGTATTGCAATTGTGAATGCTTTCAAATCTGCCTGTGATAAGTACTCTGGCACTTCTGGAAAtgttgataaaaataaaaggacAGCAGCAAATGGCCCAGTCAACAAGTCACGTGGACCTACTGCAGTGTATAAGAGCTCACCTATTTCTTTTGCTAAAGCCATAAAAAATGAAGCCGAATTAGAAGGAATGCGTAACTCTCATCTGAG GGATGCAGCAGCTCTAGCCCAATTCTGGGTATGGCTGGAGGAGGAAATCAGTAATGGTGTCACTTTGACAGAAGTAGATGTCGCAGAGAAGCTTCTTGAATTCCGATCTAGGCAAGATGGTTTTCTGGATACAAGTTTTGATACTATAAGTG GTTCTGGTGCAAATGGTGCAATCATACATTACAAACCAGAGCCTAACAATTGTAGCATAGTAGATCCTGAGAAACTCTTCCTACTGGACAGTGGAGCTCAATATATTGATGGCACAACTGACATTACTAGGACAGTACATTTTGGCCAACCTTCTTCATGGGAAAAAGAATGTTTCACCAGAGTCCTTCAG GGTCATATTGCTCTTGATCAGGCTATTTTTCCTGATAATTACCCTGGTTTTGTGTTAGATTCCTTTGCAAGATCTTCACTCTGGAAGATTGGTCTTGATTACCGTCATG GTACCGGTCATGGTGTAGGAGCTGCACTGAATGTTCACGAAGGCCCTCAAAGTATCAGCTTTCGCTTTGGAAATATGACCCCATTGCTGAGGGGCATGGTTGTCAGCAATGAACCTGGTTACTATGAAGACCATGCATTTGGCATTAGGATTGAA AATCTTCTTTATGTGAAAGAGGCGAACACGCCAAATCGCTTTGGAGGAGTAGATTATTTGGGTTTTGAAAAGCTCACATTTGTTCCTATTCAG ACCAAATTGTGTGACTTGTCACTACTCTCTACCACCGAGATAGATTGGCTCAACGATTACCACAAGCAAGTTTGGGAGAAG GTTTCTCCATTGCTGGAAGGTTCCGCATATCAGTGGCTCAAGGATAACACTAGACCAGTTGTGAAGCCTTGA